Proteins encoded in a region of the Populus nigra chromosome 3, ddPopNigr1.1, whole genome shotgun sequence genome:
- the LOC133688663 gene encoding carboxylesterase 15-like, with translation MGSLPHVVEDCGGVVQLFSDGTIYRSKDIGFPMPIINDESVLFKDCLYDKTYNLHLRLYKPTSISLSSPTKKLSIILYLHGGGFCVGTREWPNCHNCCLKLASGLNALVVAPDYRLAPEHRLPAAMEDGLSALQWLQAQVLSDKGDAWVNGGKVDYDQVFVLGDSSGGNIAHHIAVQIGVGSTRLAPVRVRGYILLAPFFGGVARTKSEEGPSEQLLNLEILDRFWRLSMPAGASRDHPLANPFGPGSLNLEVVALDPIMVIVGGCELLRDRGEDYARRLKEMGKKIEYVEFEGKQHGFFTNDPYSEASEEVIQVMKKFVIENSS, from the exons ATGGGTTCTCTCCCTCATGTAGTAGAAGATTGCGGTGGTGTTGTCCAACTCTTTAGTGACGGAACCATTTATAGGTCCAAAGATATAGGGTTCCCCATGCCAATCATCAACGACGAGTCCGTCCTCTTCAAAGACTGCCTCTATGACAAAACGTACAACCTCCACCTCCGTCTCTACAAACCCACTTCAATATCACTATCATCCCCTACAAAGAAGCTTTCCATCATACTTTACCTTCATGGAGGTGGATTTTGTGTTGGCACGCGTGAGTGGCCTAACTGTCACAACTGCTGCCTTAAACTAGCTTCTGGGCTCAATGCACTCGTTGTCGCCCCTGACTATCGTTTGGCCCCTGAACATAGGCTACCGGCGGCCATGGAGGATGGACTTAGTGCCTTGCAGTGGCTACAAGCTCAGGTTTTGAGCGACAAAGGTGATGCATGGGTCAATGGTGGTAAAGTTGACTATGACCAGGTTTTTGTTTTGGGCGACTCATCTGGTGGCAATATTGCACACCACATAGCGGTTCAGATCGGTGTCGGTTCGACCAGGTTGGCTCCGGTTCGGGTAAGAGGGTATATCCTACTAGCACCATTTTTTGGTGGGGTTGCTAGGACAAAGTCAGAGGAAGGGCCCAGTGAACAGTTGTTGAACTTGGAAATACTGGACCG TTTTTGGAGGCTATCCATGCCTGCTGGGGCAAGTAGAGACCACCCATTGGCGAACCCCTTCGGACCAGGTAGCTTGAATCTTGAGGTGGTGGCTCTTGATCCCATCATGGTGATCGTAGGTGGCTGTGAACTGTTGAGAGATAGAGGTGAGGATTATGCAAGGAGGTTGAAGGAGATGGGAAAGAAAATTGAGTATGTTGAATTTGAGGGAAAGCAGCACGGTTTCTTCACCAATGATCCTTACTCAGAAGCTTCAGAAGAAGTTATTCAAGTCATGAAAAAGTTTGTGATTGAAAACTCTAGTTAA
- the LOC133688046 gene encoding D-lactate dehydrogenase [cytochrome], mitochondrial-like produces MGGKRRHCVCFRNAMLEAGPGATIGGMCASRCSGSIAVRYGTMRDDVISLKVVLPNGDVVKTASRARKSAAGLQCTISLKLRMQLTLLLTLCCLVYR; encoded by the exons ATGGGCGGAAAAAGGAGGCACTGCGTTTGTTTTAGAAATGCAATGTTGGAG GCAGGACCTGGTGCAACAATAGGGGGAATGTGTGCTTCTCGTTGCTCTGGTTCTATAGCTGTGAG GTATGGAACCATGCGAGATGATGTCATTAGTCTCAAG GTGGTTCTTCCCAATGGAGATGTGGTCAAGACAGCTTCTCGTGCTCGAAAGAGTGCTGCAGG GTTACAATGTACAATTTCCTTAAAATTAAGGATGCAGCTGACGTTGCTATTGACACTATGCTGTCTGGTATACAG ATAG
- the LOC133688679 gene encoding probable E3 ubiquitin-protein ligase BAH1-like, whose amino-acid sequence MKFGDTFMQYLQGDQTGNLVKCAHVEYRRLKKVLKNCRSQGSASASCKNEQQKDEGNNELSSGLSQFCHCESCPLCDQIFFSELMREASHIAGCFSSRVRHLLHLHVARGIQRYKLRLRQCFKNDQQTMAEEGRMLIEYVTMNAIAIRKILKKYDKVHCSVNGNNFKSKMQAEHIELLQSPWLIELGAFYLNFDGIDGGEFSEFCSQFSCDLNGTEPVMTLTLPNSTKLEYSLTCAICLETVFNPYALSCGHLFCKLCACSAAFVLMFEGLKTASSNAKCPICREAGVYTNAVHMLELDLLLKRRCNEYWKERMAAEHAEDVKQTREYWDSRTKYAIGY is encoded by the exons ATGAAGTTTGGAGACACGTTCATGCAGTATTTGCAAGGAGATCAAACAGGGAATTTGGTTAAATGTGCTCATGTTGAGTACAGAAGACTCAAAAAAGTCTTAAAAAATTGCAGAAGCCAAGGTTCCGCATCCGCTTCTTGCAAAAACGAGCAGCAAAAGGACGAAGGAAATAATGAATTGAGTTCCGGGTTGTCTCAATTCTGCCATTGTGAATCTTGCCCTT tgtgcgatcaaattttcttttcagaaTTGATGAGGGAAGCTTCACATATAGCTGGATGCTTTAGTTCTAGAGTTAGACATCTCCTCCATCTTCATGTTGCCAGGGGAATACAAAGATACAAACTGCGTCTACGTCAATGTTTCAAAAATGATCAGCAGACCATGGCTGAAGAAGGGCGTATGCTGATTGAATATGTTACCATGAATGCAATTGCTATTCGTAAAATTCTAAAGAAATACGATAAA GTGCATTGCTCTGTTAATGGGAACAATTTCAAATCCAAGATGCAGGCTGAACATATAGAGCTTTTGCAATCGCCTTGGCTGATAGAGTTGGGAgccttttatttgaattttgatggaATAGATGGAGGAGAGTTTAGTGAGTTTTGCAGTCAGTTTTCCTGTGATCTCAATGGTACAGAACCTGTTATGACACTGACACTTCCAAACTCTACGAAATTAGAATACAGTCTGACATGTGCCATTTGCTTG GAGACGGTTTTTAATCCGTATGCTTTGAGTTGTGGTCATCTTTTCTGCAAGTTGTGTGCTTGCTCAGCTGCTTTTGTGCTGATGTTTGAAGGCCTTAAAACTGCAAGTTCAAATGCAAAGTGCCCCATCTGTAGAGAG GCCGGGGTATACACTAATGCAGTGCACATGTTGGAACTTGATCTGCTACTGAAAAGaag GTGCAATGAGTACTGGAAGGAGAGGATGGCTGCTGAACATGCTGAGGACGTAAAACAAACCAGGGAGTATTGGGATTCACGGACCAAATATGCCATTGGGTACTGA
- the LOC133687775 gene encoding uncharacterized protein LOC133687775 isoform X1: MYIYDDDDDENQSKLKLKLLPRSGHFLLGSSRVRINRSINQIAAALLFPGAEFMGKPKQRHVAAKPASKKNDSDGEDGWVIVKKQRVTILVPPLPVGRMLDPGPSKPDAAVPVKAVNHKSTVLIEATTNTRRISLVDELEKLAPLAPNRGGDPITATATPPAHHFSALHSLRRLNVTMESRKPNLADTFRSIDALGVSNISKTIKRSRLLLGPGSFLDGEMLLNQRLRASLLEKKLQKAGGLSRWLASIGLRQFVRIFQEKSFSKFQLVNLSMKKLKDMGADAVGPRRKLIHAIDCICQPHCFGAH, from the exons atgtatatatatgatgatgatgatgatgaaaatcaATCGAAGCTCAAGCTCAAGCTCCTCCCCAGATCAGGGCATTTCTTGCTTGGTTCTTCGCGGGTACGAATTAATCGATCGATTAATCAGATTGCAGCAGCCCTTCTATTTCCTGGG GCTGAATTCATGGGAAAACCAAAGCAAAGACATGTAGCAGCGAAGCCTGCAAGCAAAAAGAATGATTCTGATGGTGAAGATGGTTGGGTTATAGTAAAAAAGCAGAGAGTCACCATTCTGGTGCCTCCCCTTCCTGTTGGGAGGATGCTAGACCCAGGACCAAGTAAGCCAGATGCAGCTGTGCCGGTGAAAGCAGTCAATCATAAATCGACTGTTCTGATTGAGGCTACTACTAATACCAGGAGGATTTCTTTAGTTGATGAACTGGAGAAACTCGCACCATTGGCTCCTAATAGAGGTGGTGATCCTATTACTGCCACAGCAACTCCTCCTGCACACCACTTTTCAGCTTTACACAGTCTACGTAGACTGAATGTAACCATGGAATCGAGAAAGCCAAACCTAGCCGATACTTTTAGGTCTATTGATGCGCTTGGAGTGTCAAACATATCCAAAACAATCAAGCGGTCAAGACTTTTGCTTGGGCCAGGTAGTTTCCTTGATGGTGAGATGTTGCTAAATCAGAGGCTAAGGGCATCACTTCTTGAGAAGAAGCTTCAAAAGGCTGGTGGATTGAGCAGGTGGTTAGCATCAATTGGGCTGCGGCAGTTTGTGAGGATTTTTCAAGAGAAGAGTTTCAGTAAGTTTCAGCTGGTGAATCTAAGCATGAAGAAGCTGAAGGATATGGGTGCGGATGCGGTGGGCCCTCGGAGAAAGCTGATCCATGCTATCGACTGCATTTGTCAGCCACACTGTTTCGGAGCTCACTAA